In Salarias fasciatus chromosome 4, fSalaFa1.1, whole genome shotgun sequence, the DNA window AATTCGAGGCTGATCTTTACTGCTCCACCTCACAGTCACTCAAATTCGCCGGCTAGACAGCAAAAGGCATATAATTCTCAGGAGTATCACTCACATAATTGACTGAATGGTGTACAAGCACAACAGTTTATGGATTAACGCCGGAGGCACAGCTGAGCACACCGATgtcagcaggtaaaaacatttAGCAAAAGCAGAGGCAGTGAAAGCGAGGCCACCGTGAAACGTCTTATGTTAACTGCAGCTGATGTCTGTCAAGTGCTCTTGCGGCGTGAAGTCGCACTCAGCTGAATTAATGTGCACCGAGCGGTTTTCTAATCTGCATGTGTGCTCTTGCCTGCCAGCAGTTAGGACATGCTTCAGCAGGTGTGTTTATAACAAAAGCCTTGTGTGCATGCCATCTTAACAAGCGATGTGCTTCTTCAacttgtgcatttgtgtgtgtgtgtgtgtgtgtgtgtgtgtgtgtgtgtgtgtgtgtgtgtgtgtgtgtgagagagagactgggTTGGGCTTGGTTCAACAGCGAGTGTTTCTCAATGAGGTAGAAACTTGCTAAACAAGCTCCTTTAGAGCgagtctgttttgtttctttatctgcAGAATGATCTCAATCACGTCTGATGCGGGATTGGACAACAGGACAAGCCTGTTGGAAATGAGAGAGCCTGTTTGTTGAACATCACAAAAGATTAAACTttttgcaccaaaaaaaaattacggTAAAGTCACTTCCTTAGTTGCTAAACTTTgaccaaaagaaaaacacaagaggaACACGTTAACGGAAgcagtgtctgctgctgctgctgctgtgaatgtgTCAGCATTTTGGTTCAAGACATTGTATTTTCAGTAATCGTCTGTAAATATGCAATATCATTtgctttaaataaacattacaCACTGTgcactgtgcaaaaaaaaagttaattttgcaGCGTGCAAGGCACTGGATGGACAATGGCAAAGTTTATTATagctatgattttttttcagcgtgcAATAAAAAGTATGACAGATCAGGGACAAGTCACAGGTTGAAGCATCTTGTGACACAGGTGAATGAGTCAGGTGGTTAGCTTGTTATGTGCAAATAGTTGAAGTTATATTGCTCCTGTGAGTGGAGACAATAACGCACAAGTATTTCAGGAACATGACATGCCAGCAAAGCAGATGTAAAACAGGTGGGGCAGAGGTAAAGGGCTGTGGGAAGTAGTGGCAAGCAGACTGTGTCAAACAGCAGTGTAGGGAGGTGGTCACCTATGCAATCAGTAAGGCTCTGCATCAGACAAGTGTTCAAGTCGGCTGAGTATGATGAagcattttaattcatttgaaGCTTTTCGTTGGAAGGTGGCAGGAGGGACAGTCTCCTGGAAAAGATCAACCCCCAAAGCCTTCTCTGAAATAGCACATTGAGTTACACAGAAGTGTATTATTATGAAAAGAACCATTAATGGTGAAGTTGTTGACTTTAACCCACTTTACACTATCAAAACTGGTTTACGTCCGCAACTTGACACTGACGTTAGCTTAGCTACAAGGCAAAAGGCAATTTCCAACCCtggacaataacaaaaaaaaaactcagtttaaGCATTTCAAACCAccaaaaactgcaaacaatgAGATGCTTGTCACTGTCATTCGGCTTTTAAAACAAGTATTACCGACCTGCCAACGAAATTTTCCAAGACGGAGCTTTTTCCTGCGCTCTGTCCGCCGACCACGGCGATCTGAGGAAGGTCCAAGTTACAGCTCTGGCCAATGGAGCTGAAAGCGTCCTGAAGTTTGTTGATGAGGGGAATCAGGTCCTCCATGCCCCGGTTCCCCATGGCTTCGTTTGCTCGGAGAGCCCCTTCACTTTACAACGCCgagcagcagctaactagcagGGTAACGTTAGCCTAGCCGCAAGGTGCTCCTCTCGAGTTACTGTTGGCTGGAGCTCCGCCGATTCAAGCCGCCACTGATCTCCCTCTCTCCGTGAATACTTAATATTTAATGCAGCGCACAACTATATCATGTCTCGCTTTTCTCGGAGCATTAACTGGAAACCTAGTGAGTCGAAACAGACGGAAAACTCGAAAACAAAACTTCCTCTACCCAAACAAACACCATCCGGTCACAGGAGAAGACATCCGATCCATACCGGCGAGATAGCCCCGCCTCCTGTCTGGAAATCTAGACCTGCTATTGGTCCACACGGATGCTTATCTACTAACTCGTATTTTGATTGGATGAAGAAAAGGCGTGTTCCGCTCTTGAATCAAAGAGCTAGTTTCCGATTGGTCAGAAAGACTGTCAGTCAGGAAGCCCTCGTATCACGTGACCATTAAACATGGCTGCCACCATGCAGTGTGGAGACGACACAACTACTTCAGAAAACAGCATGTCTCTAAAGAAAACTCTGTCTGTAGCTTCGCCTTTGACCTTGAGAATTGTTGCCGAGTGCCCCGTGACTAAAGCCAGAGCTTGTGAGCTCGTGCTGCCGCACGGCGCGGTCAACACGCCGGTTTTCATGCCTGTCGGTACTCAGGGAACTATGAAGGGGATCACTGTGGATCAGCTGGATGCTCTGGGCTGTCGCATATGTCTGGGGAACACATACCATCTTGGCATGAGGCCGGTAGGTAATCATCCGACATCAGTAGAATAATCTGCTAAAGTCACGACCACTTCAAGAGTTGATCTCTGTTTTTAGGGGCCTGATTTGATCGAGAAAGCCAGAGGTTTACATGGGTTCATGAACTGGAAGAGAAATCTCTTAACTGTGagtgcacctttttttttcttactcaaATAATACACCATTAAAAAGTGTTCATTTTCAAAGATGTACTGCATATCGCTGCTCTGTGTAACATCCCTGTATTTTCTTCTCTGCAGGACAGTGGAGGGTTTCAGATGGTGTCTCTTGTTGAGCTGTCAGAAGTCACTGAAGAAGGGGTCAAGTTTAAGTCCCCCTATGATGGCAAAGAGATCCTGCTGAGTCCCGAGAAGTCCATCAGCATACAGAACAGCTTAGGTCAGTCAGGACTAACTCAATCCAGGATTGTTTTCTGCCCTTATTTCCCATGTCTTTGCAACTGAAATGTCCCTGACAACACACAGAGGTGAGAAAAATGTGACGAACCAGTAATCAACATAATCTGGTTTTAGTCCAAATACAAACAGGAATTAAAGTTGAGGTTTTTGCTGTTAACAGTTTGTCGGATCCTTTCCAGTGATGAATGAAAGCATGGCAATGCTGCGTCAAACAGTAATTAGATCATTGTGTGGGTCTCATACAGGAGAGTCGCTTACGTTTATGACATTGTGATAACTCAAACACAtccaacaactttaaaaaaaatccctgtagGGCAGATGTAGGTTCTCAAATTTTGTTTTATACAGATGGCAAATTCATATTTATTACAGtgaaatttgatattttttaaagatttagAATAGTATTTTAGCTGATATTAACTATGGTAATGAACACTACAAATATTTGAAAGGTGAAGTCTTGGTGCCCTGGAGTGAAGCTACAATTACTTGAAACGTCCTCTTATTTTTCTTGAAACtgataaactgcagcatctgtctttctctgtgttttttgtttttttttgttgtttgttttagggTCAGACATCATGATGCAGCTTGACGATGTAGTCAGCAGTACAGTGACGGGACCAAGAGTGGAGGAAGCCATGCACAGATCCATTCGATGGCTGGACCGCTGCATTGCtgccaataaaaaccctgacaAACAGAACCTTTTCGCCATCATCCAGGGTGGATTGAATGCAGAGCTGCGCAAGGCTTGCTTAGAtggtaaaaaaaagtttcttacCACTCCATTTTACACTGACATCTCTCTCTTTATACTCATAATGTACAGTGAATAGTTTTACTGGagagaaaacttgaaaaaagacaaatctaGACGATGTACATAAGCGAAGCGCAGATTTAACAGGACTTATCTGAAGTGTGTATTTCGACTATGACATGATTCAAATCAGGTTTTATGCCTGCtctttaaattttatttgtcCTTGTAGAAATGACTCGGCGTGACGTTCCCGGTTTTGCCATCGGGGGTTtgagcggaggagaggagaaggatgACTTCTGGAGGATGGTCACACTGAGCACTGACCACCTCCCACGCGAAAAGCCTCGCTACCTGATgggtgttgggtgtgtgttcCTGTCTGTTCTGTAATTTACACTGGAACGGTCcttgttgtttacagtgtgaaTAGGAGACAGGAGTTTTATTTTGTCCTTGTGTGTTGCAGGTACGCTGTGGATTTGGTGGTGTGTGTCGCACTGGGCTGTGACATGTTTGACTGTGTTTTCCCGACCCGCACTGCAGTAAGTCCTCTTTACTTCACAATGTGGAGACATTATTTATCATTTGCCATTaatgttgatgttttgtttctttttcttctgacCATTGTGGACTTTTCCCCCTCAGAGGTTTGGCTCTGCTTTGGTTCCTTGGGGATCCCTGCAGGTCAAACAGAAGCAGTATGCCAAAGACCTGCAGCCCATAGACCCAGACTGTCAGTGTCCCACCTGCAAGAggtaaacataaataaataaataaataaactgtgcATTGTGGCAATTTGAAGGTTTCTCTCAGGCACAAAATTTTCTAAGATGGTTTTCGttcccatttctttttcattaaggtgaaaaacaaataatttcagATGATGATGTATCTTTTTTAATTGATATTTATTCATAATGAAGATCAGTGCTTTGTGTGTAACTGCGGTTTTCTGTTTCAGACACAGTCGTGCCTACCTGCACGCACTGTTTAAGAGTGACACTGCAGCCATGCATCACATCACGATTCACAACATTTCCTACCAGGTCAGTATGAGTCGGATCCACTTGAAATGAGCTCCATTTGCATTCCTGTTCATCTAATgacatatttatatttattcatattttaatatAGTAACAAAATCAAGCCCTTTTGCATTTTGAATTTATTGTTGAAATAATGTATTTTAAGATTCTGCCTTGTttaattattgattttttttttcataactgTGTAAAGCAAGCTAAATTATAAATCTCCCCTGGTGAGTTGCGTTTTTATGTCTTGACCTTCAGTTTGAGGGATTCAGGTTTGAAATTGGTTTGCTACAAGAAAGGCAGAAAgcattaaataatgaaacaAGAAGGCTTCAAAATATTAGTTTTTATGTGTGATGTGGAAGTTATACACTTTAAAATAAGTTTTGCACCCTCAGATGTTTTTGGAAGTACTTGTCCTCTTTAAGTGTGTTGAGGCAGCTGATCTGTCTTAAAGTCACTTTCAGCATGTAAGAAAAACaattcatcatttcattatCTTCCTGTTCCTGCCACTCTGACTGTGAAACACTCCCTCAACCACATGTCAAGATAATTAGTTTCCTTTTATGCTTCAAAAATCCAACATCTCTGACAGAAATACGGCTCGAAATCTTGTacttttcaaatgtgtttgacagGATTATGCTTTCGCCGCAATTTCAGCCATTAAATTCTTCTGCGCTCGCTGTGCTGCGTTGCACAAGCTTGTTTAAGTGCTCTGACATTATCAAAACAATGAAGGGCCTCATCTTGTGACAGATGCATCCCAAAAGATAATAACCATCTGAGGAGAAATCATAATAAATCTGGTCTGATTATGCAATCCgttcattcattgtttttttttaaagtccttTCTCCCTCAGCGAGAGCGAGGGATGTCCATGATGGTCGTTCTGTTGGCCCCCCTCTCCACAGCTTTCATCTCATTTAGGTTTTTAATTGGATCCTGTGGGACATTACCGTTTTAGCTTAACATGCTGCCATGGGTAAAGGGTTACTAGAAGAGGAGTATAGGCACCACATGCTGGCCAGTGTTTGACCTCTCGCTCGCTGAAGGCGcacagcagacagaggagggtTTCCCCACTGAAGATCGATGGTAATCGCGTTAATTTTCCTCAGTtcatcaagcttttttttttttcttctttgcagcTCACCCTGATGCGCTCTGTGAGACAGAGCATCGTGGACGGCCGCTTCCCCGACTTCATACGGACGTTCATGAAGAGACTGTTTCCCTCTCGTGACCAGTATCCCAGCTGGGCGGTGGACGCTCTGGCTTCGGTCAACGTTACACTGGAGTAGAGAACCGATGGAACGCAAACGGACGCAAAAGTCAAACAgtgacagaattttttttatatctttttaagtggttttctggttttcaactctgtttatatttttatatgcATTGTTAACTCTTTGTGACCATAAGGAGACCAGGATGCGGTCTGAGGGGATAAACTCTGTCATTTTGTCATTTCCACCCAACGGTTTCACTCATTCTCTTCAAATTGTCCTCAGAGTACACATTATGGTAATGTAAGACTGAATGGGGTTTAATGAGGTTTGAAACACATGAACTATCTCCTCGGATGTGCTTAGACACTTTTTGTTGTTACCATGGATACTGTGCTTCTGGCCCACCCACTTCAAATGGAACGGTTTGCTTTTACTGTcaacattttgaatttattcCAGAGACATACGATGTCTCACAAAATATCCTTAATATTAAACGTTTTATACTCGCGCTTGTGTTCTACCTTTCATGCCACGGGCCGAGTGACAGCCAGCTGGACGTTTGAGCAGATCAATGAGTCTCACAGCAGGATGTGTGCGTTCCTGATaatgaccaccagagggcgcagTGGAAGCAAATACAACCAAGACTGACAGTGAAAGCAACGTGTTGTATAAGTTTTATTATAAGCAGATAAAAGTCAAAATAAGACTTTAAGTTTTGTTAGACATTTGTTAACAGGTGTAGGACGGAACTATTACATTAACATCCATTCTGGCCACGAGCTAAAGCCTTTCTAATTAAGTCCAtcttttgaatttgaatgtgtttttcccCCTCATCAGCCCAGCAGCCGCAGCTCCTTATTGTGGCTGAGTGCAGGTTTTGTTTCGGACGCACTGGGTGCCGCTCCGGTGATTAATATTAATCAATGGAAGTTAATCTGAACAACACCTGTTGTCTGTGGCTTTGAGTCAACAACGGTCCTCTTCAGCACCgcatttgaatttcattatcCTTTCTGCTGTGGCCGAAGGCTCCGAGAAAATGAAACCTGAGAGGCAGACGGGCCAATATACACAGCAGAGGTGGAGTCTTGCATTAGAACTGCTGAGTTTTGATGCCTGTTGACGAGGATCTACTTTATTCCCTCAGTTGAAAAAGGTTATTGATAATAACACTAAGAGCACAAATAATACAGCCTCAGTAATGTGTCTCAATGATCTTAACAAAAGTGTACTGtgtttaaatataaaacagtgcaaggctttctttttttttgtaggactgccttttttctgttttctgctctaATGGGTATTTTTGATTACATTGTGGGCGCGCAGTGACAGCAAGAGCAATCAGAGCGCAGTTGGCAGGCCGTGCAGAATCGTGTTAAGTGTCTGAAAATGAATATGCACGATCAAAGACTTGCTCTAAATCACCTCAGCGCGTTCTCTCGTTCATTTCAGAAGAAACACTTGTAAACAATTAGAGAAAACGCGTTTCACCAAACTGAAAATAACCTATTTAGGGGGGAAAACGCGCTTAAACAAGAAAATAACCACCATGGAATAATAATAAGTAGACGGAAGAGCCAATTAAGTCTCACAACTGCAGGTCTTCACAGCattatgtgtatgtgtgacagttttattattattcagggTGGAGAATAACGCCACGCAGCTGCtaatttgtggatttttttgtattttaattgctttttttttccccctcttacTCCATCAATGAAAAGTGGTCTCCACCTCTCACTGCTCCTCC includes these proteins:
- the qtrt1 gene encoding queuine tRNA-ribosyltransferase catalytic subunit 1; the protein is MAATMQCGDDTTTSENSMSLKKTLSVASPLTLRIVAECPVTKARACELVLPHGAVNTPVFMPVGTQGTMKGITVDQLDALGCRICLGNTYHLGMRPGPDLIEKARGLHGFMNWKRNLLTDSGGFQMVSLVELSEVTEEGVKFKSPYDGKEILLSPEKSISIQNSLGSDIMMQLDDVVSSTVTGPRVEEAMHRSIRWLDRCIAANKNPDKQNLFAIIQGGLNAELRKACLDEMTRRDVPGFAIGGLSGGEEKDDFWRMVTLSTDHLPREKPRYLMGVGYAVDLVVCVALGCDMFDCVFPTRTARFGSALVPWGSLQVKQKQYAKDLQPIDPDCQCPTCKRHSRAYLHALFKSDTAAMHHITIHNISYQLTLMRSVRQSIVDGRFPDFIRTFMKRLFPSRDQYPSWAVDALASVNVTLE